One Hypanus sabinus isolate sHypSab1 chromosome 4, sHypSab1.hap1, whole genome shotgun sequence genomic region harbors:
- the LOC132393175 gene encoding uroplakin-1b-like, with protein sequence MAKGSSGVRAFQGLLIFGNVVIMLCGIALTAECIFHVSDQYRLWPLLAAADNTDIFAAAWIGLFVGFLLFLLSILGIFGIMKSAKKVILTYLVLMIIVYTFEVASCITAATQRDYFVPNFFLKQMLKLYSNRNWQNEVEFRKFVDVTNSWNHIMPNNECCGVNGPEDWINFNSMFRSNHLDSEFPWPRQCCRTSSFGQILDLDACKLGADGYIYNRGCYEAISGALSRHAWGVAWFGFAILCWTFFVLVGAMYYYAILEG encoded by the exons ATGGCTAAAGGAAGTTCAGGAGTTAGGGCTTTCCAAGGACTGCTCATTTTTGGAAATGTGGTGATTATG TTATGTGGCATTGCATTGACGGCCGAATGCATCTTCCACGTCTCGGATCAGTACAGGCTCTGGCCTTTGCTGGCAGCTGCTGACAACACAGACATTTTTGCTGCTGCATGGATCGGTCTCTTTGTTGGCTTCCTCCTGTTTCTGCTGAGCATTCTTGGTATATTTGGAATCATGAAGTCGGCCAAGAAAGTTATCTTGACA TACCTTGTACTGATGATAATTGTTTACACCTTTGAAGTTGCCTCCTGTATCACAGCTGCGACACAACGAGACTAT TTTGTTCCAAATTTCTTCCTCAAACAAATGCTGAAGCTATATTCTAACAGAAACTGGCAGAATGAAGTAGAATTCAGGAAGTTTGTAGATGTCACAAATAGTTGGAATCACATCATGCCTAAC AATGAATGCTGTGGTGTAAATGGACCTGAAGACTGGATTAATTTTAACTCCATGTTCAGATCAAACCATTTGGATTCTGAATTTCCCTGGCCTCGACAGTGTTGTAGGACATCCTCTTTTGGCCAAATCCTTGATCTTGATGCATGCAAGCTTGGCGCCGATGGCTATATTTATAATCGG GGTTGCTATGAAGCTATCTCGGGAGCTCTGAGTAGACATGCTTGGGGTGTTGCATGGTTTGGATTTGCCATTCTTTGTTGGACA TTTTTTGTCCTTGTTGGTGCAATGTACTACTATGCTATCCTGGAAGGTTGA